Proteins encoded by one window of Arachis hypogaea cultivar Tifrunner chromosome 1, arahy.Tifrunner.gnm2.J5K5, whole genome shotgun sequence:
- the LOC112698177 gene encoding uncharacterized protein: MDTGEEYSLVIELSENDLFFEQKKKLLENKGFRPKERIYLKGTSKLGWVNATVKVLLQIARIIQLNELELYFAEDDGCPLVEFYSPRNELEAFDSILSLVDISLSCANLHTNILELLRQTILDLISDFGDKNSVKGIVERDHGIDQEERLIKWAESNGVRTQLKIAYVQGAGRGAIAREDLKVGDIALEIPSSIIISEELVCETDMYHVLKEVDGISSETILLLWSMKEKYNVNSKFKIYFDTLPEKFNTGLSFGIEAITMLDGTLLLEEIMQARQHLHAQYDELFPALCNNFPEIFPVELYTWEKFLWACELFYSNSMKIMFPDGKLTTCLIPIAGFLNHSLCPHILHYGKVDATTNSLKFRLSRPCKSGEECCLSYGNFSSSHLITFYGFLPRGDNPYDTIPLDIDGSDVDYVEDKCPPNWTTHMVRGTWLSNNHSLFYYGLPSPLLDHLRRSRSPMLNTKTLLQGNLENELQILEDLIYIFDDMIDNMGESDFDDRENCSWDGKLAMDFKNLQRRIACSVSSSCHNGVNMLTNELNKCMAEDTRG, translated from the exons ATGGATACTGGAGAGGAGTACTCACTTGTTATTGAACTATCTGAAAACGATCTTTTCTTTGAACAAAAGAAG AAATTACTAGAAAATAAGGGTTTTCGACCCAAGGAACGAATATACCTCAAGGGTACCTCAAAGCTTGGTTGGGTGAATGCTACCGTAAAGGTTTTACTGCAGATTGCGCGAATTATACAGTTAAATGAG CTGGAACTTTATTTTGCCGAAGATGATGGATGTCCTTTAGTGGAGTTTTACAGCCCCAGGAATGAGTTAGAGGCTTTCGATTCAATTCTTTCACTTGTTGACATATCACTTTCTTGTGCAAATCTCCATACAAATATCCTGGAATTGTTACGACAAACAATTCTTGATTTGATTTCTGATTTTGGGGATAAGAATAGTGTGAAGGGAATAGTTGAAAGAGACCATGGTATTGACCAGGAAGAACGCCTGATAAAATGGGCAGAAAGCAATGGTGTAAGGACACAGCTAAAAATTGCTT ATGTCCAAGGTGCAGGACGTGGTGCAATAGCGAGGGAGGATCTCAAAGTTGGAGACATTGCTTTAGAAATTCCTAGTTCCATTATCATTTCCGAGGAGCTTGTTTGTGAAACTGATATG TATCATGTCTTAAAAGAGGTTGATGGCATATCTTCAGAGACAATATTGCTGCTGTGGAGTATGAAAGAGAAGTACAACgtcaattcaaaattcaaaatatactTTGACACACTCCCGGAAAAATTCAATACAG GATTGAGTTTTGGCATTGAAGCAATTACAATGTTAGATGGAACCTTGCTGTTGGAAGAGATAATGCAAGCAAGACAG CACCTGCATGCTCAGTATGACGAGTTGTTCCCTGCTTTGTGTAACAACTTCCCTGAGATATTTCCAGTAGAGCTGTATACATGGGAGAAATTTTTATGGGCTTGTGAACTTTTTTACTCCAATAGCATGAAGATAATGTTCCCTGATGGAAAGCTGACGACATGCTTGATCCCTATAGCTGGCTTTCTTAATCATTCA CTGTGCCCACATATTTTGCACTATGGCAAAGTAGATGCTACTACAAATTCATTGAAATTTCGTCTATCAAGACCATGCAAATCTGGAGAAGAATGCTGCTTAAGCTATGGGAACTTCTCCAGTTCTCATCTAATTACCTTCTATGGTTTCTTACCGCGAGGAGACAACCCATATGATACCATTCCATTAG ATATTGATGGTTCTGATGTTGATTATGTTGAGGATAAATGCCCGCCCAACTGGACGACTCACATGGTGCGTGGTACTTGGCTCTCCAACAATCACAGCCTATTCTATTATGGCCTTCCCTCTCCATTATTGGACCATCTTCGGAGATCTCGAAGTCCCATGCTGAATACGAAGACCTTG TTGCAAGGAAACTTGGAAAATGAGCTGCAAATTCTTGAAGAtctaatatatatatttgatgacATGATTGACAACATGGGTGAGAGCGATTTTGATGACAG AGAAAACTGCAGCTGGGATGGAAAATTGGCAATGGATTTTAAGAATCTACAAAGACGAATTGCGTGTTCTGTTTCAAGCTCATGTCATAATGGTGTCAACATGTTGACGAATGAATTAAACAAGTGCATGGCTGAGGACACACGAGGCTAA
- the LOC112698168 gene encoding uncharacterized protein, producing the protein MLVANSFDLWRKDAFFSAAEEVQESADIMESTYRAWLREKRDRSTPEEFYELSRELQTTLGTAKWQLEEFEKAVQLSYRHGDDTATTRHRQFIYAIESQILQVETALRESYSEEGKQPLRWVNLDEEERDDLAAFLSGTSQTIQNNKDECLQGTSSSKSSFLERQGNIEDKNLNANAAFKWDIIDSEKASKDVIAVKRDADYAIEIKTDAVSRDSDDIVSQTDRTSSTRKTWSSPGYGALKIVVANEDEQRTKPAWTVDAAPKGRGFRSLFWKQKCEEPQAMRTGLRFNQLFGRIGLSHRQFQSPLQLRQGCSVQVKLALLLTIFLIVPFVLYSS; encoded by the exons ATGTTGGTAGCTAATAGTTTCGATCTATGGCGAAAGGACGCCTTCTTCTCTGCAGCTGAAGAGGTGCAGGAATCAGCTGATAT AATGGAATCTACATATAGGGCATggttaagagagaagagagacagATCAACACCTGAGGAATTTTATGAACTGAGTAGAGAGCTGCAAACTACTTTGGGTACTGCAAAATGGCAG TTGGAAGAATTTGAGAAAGCTGTCCAGCTAAGCTACCGACATGGTGACGACACTGCAACCACCAGGCATAGGCAGTTTATTTACGCCATTGAAAGCCAAATTTTACAGGTTGAAACAGCGCTGAGGGAATCTTACTCTGAGGAAGGTAAGCAACCGCTTCGGTGGGTAAACCTtgatgaagaagagagagatgaTTTGGCTGCATTTCTATCCGGAACTTCTCAGACCATACAAAACAATAAGGATGAATGCCTACAGGGTACGTCTTCCTCGAAAAGCTCATTTTTGGAGAGACAAGGCAACATAGAAGATAAAAATCTAAATGCAAATGCTGCCTTCAAGTGGGATATCATTGATAGTGAAAAGGCTTCGAAGGATGTTATTGCTGTTAAGAGAGATGCAGATtatgcaatagaaataaaaacagATGCTGTTTCTAGAGATAGTGATGACATAGTTTCTCAGACAGATAGAACAAGTAGTACAAGGAAGACATGGAGTTCACCAGGATATGGTGCTTTGAAAATTGTAGTTGCCAATGAAGATGAACAGAGAACTAAACCTGCATGGACCGTCGATGCAGCTCCGAAAGGGAGAGGATTCAGATCTCTCTTCTGGAAACAAAAATGTGAAGAACCTCAGGCCATGCGGACAGGTCTTAGGTTCAATCAG CTTTTTGGGCGTATTGGTTTGAGTCACAGACAATTTCAAAGTCCCCTGCAACTTCGACAAGGTTGTTCTGTTCAAGTTAAACTTGCTCTATTGTTGACCATTTTTCTCATTG TTCCCTTTGTGCTTTATTCAAGTTGA